In Chitinophagales bacterium, the sequence TATCCATAAGCAAAACCTAAAGCTCCATAAGGCACACCTGCCATTGCCACTACCGGCAATGTTAATTCTTTTCCGCCTACAGTTACTTTAGCTACTTTATATTCTCTATTTTTAGTATTGTGCCATAAGCCTTTTTCCTCAACCCATTTAGGATTAGCCATTAAATAGTTATCCCAAGTCATTCTTGTAATTGGGTCTGCTAATTCTTGCATCCATGGGTTATCTGAAACCGTACCATCTCCTATTTGCGATTTTTCGTAAAGTTTTAACTCTACATCTGATGATTTAGCATTTTTTACTACCGCAGAAGCTGCACTACTTAAGTTTGATGCCGTATATACGGCACTTCCGTTTGAGGTAAATGTTACTTCTCCATCATGTACGGCATTATCCCACAATGCATCAAAGCTTGAGTACATTCTTTGAGCCGGCAATACGTCTGTTTTCCAATTAGCTTGAATAAAATCATAGTAAGAAGTATTATCTCCCGACCATTTTAATAATGATTCTTGAGCTTGTCTTGTTTTAAATAGTGGATGTATTGTTGGCTGAATAGTTGCATAAACACCATCTTTTGGCATTACATCGTCCCAGCTTTCTAAGAAATGATTATCTGGACATACCACATTTGCTACCGCTGTAGTTTCTGTTTGGCGTGTAGAAAAATCTACAAGAGTAGCTTTACTAATATTTGCAGTAAATGCCTCTCCCAAATTATATGCAGGATTTGCATCTAACACTAATACTACGCCTACTTTGCCACCTTTTAAATCTGCTAAAAAAGAATTTAGCTTAGTATCATCTCCTTGTTTGTAGTAAGAAGCTCTATCCCAAGTAATTGTCTTGCCATAGTTGCCCAACATTTCATTGATAGCATTGGTTAACAACTGTACTTCTTTTGAGTTACTTCCAGAAACTACTATAGATTTTCCTCTTGCTGCAACTAAATCTTTAGCTACTTCTTTAAGTTTTGCATTTTCAAATTTACTGGAATCACTTAAAGTTGTATTTCCTGTAGCTGAAGCAACAAGGTTATATAATTTTAATAATGCCAAAGCTTCTTGAGATGGCATTACCGGTATTCTTAAATCTGCGTTTGAGCCTGTAAGAGTAGGAATACTTTCTACTTGAACGTGTCTGCTCATTTTTTTGTTAGTAGCACTTAATTTTCTACCTTTTGCATAATCGGCAGAAAATTCAGTTGGAGAAATCCAAGTGCCTAAAAAATCGGCACCTACGCTTACTATTAAATCGGCATTATCAAAATGATATTCAGGTATTGCTCTTTTACCAAAATTTTCATTATTGGCATCTAATAAACCACTTTCCGAAATAGCATCATACTGTACCCACTCTGCATTAGGGTATGTTGATTGAAATTTAGCTATTACTTTTTTAGTAGAAGGGCTTAAAATTGTACTTGATAATAGTACTATTTCTTGTCCTTTAGATACTGCTTCGCTTAGTTTTTTAGCTACATGGCTATCGGCAGTTTTCCAATCTGTAGATTTGCCGTCTATTAAAGGTTGCTTTATTCTTGCTTTTTCATCATAAAGATTTAACAAAGAAGCATAAGACTTAGCATCTACTCCACCATTAGAAATTTTAGATGATTTATTTCCTTCTAATAAAATTGGTCTTCCTTCTCTTGTTTTTACAAGTACGCTATTATAGTTTCCTCCTTTTGTATAGGTAGAAGCATAATAATTAGGAACACCCGGAGTAA encodes:
- a CDS encoding 4Fe-4S dicluster domain-containing protein, whose protein sequence is MSNNKEYWSSLDEKRDNLETKSEDSVSDLPVLNSIAETISTKKSGRRDFLKMLGFSVSAAAVAAACEMPVRKSIPYVIKPEEITPGVPNYYASTYTKGGNYNSVLVKTREGRPILLEGNKSSKISNGGVDAKSYASLLNLYDEKARIKQPLIDGKSTDWKTADSHVAKKLSEAVSKGQEIVLLSSTILSPSTKKVIAKFQSTYPNAEWVQYDAISESGLLDANNENFGKRAIPEYHFDNADLIVSVGADFLGTWISPTEFSADYAKGRKLSATNKKMSRHVQVESIPTLTGSNADLRIPVMPSQEALALLKLYNLVASATGNTTLSDSSKFENAKLKEVAKDLVAARGKSIVVSGSNSKEVQLLTNAINEMLGNYGKTITWDRASYYKQGDDTKLNSFLADLKGGKVGVVLVLDANPAYNLGEAFTANISKATLVDFSTRQTETTAVANVVCPDNHFLESWDDVMPKDGVYATIQPTIHPLFKTRQAQESLLKWSGDNTSYYDFIQANWKTDVLPAQRMYSSFDALWDNAVHDGEVTFTSNGSAVYTASNLSSAASAVVKNAKSSDVELKLYEKSQIGDGTVSDNPWMQELADPITRMTWDNYLMANPKWVEEKGLWHNTKNREYKVAKVTVGGKELTLPVVAMAGVPYGALGFAYGYGRTKTTHPEYERGENAFALLDRTKDANAEVFSVGDITAVGGHKMAIVQQEFGITHKGLGGVKTRKVVKETTLTEWQENPAAGNDINFGSEWMGRKEWMEKYSNSLYGGGVESNEIEGSKDYGGAHYEEQRNGHHWGMGIDLNLCIGCGACVVACNVENNVPIVGRNEVRRAHDMNWLRIDKYHTGDEENPQVIFQPMLCQHCDNAPCENVCPVAATNHSTEGLNQMTYNRCIGTRYCANNCPYKVRRFNWYDYQGADSFTSNEGGIWNNDFDGNDGAVSYNGTGLGLHSPLAKMVLNPDVTVRSRGVIEKCSFCVQRIQLGKLEAKKANRPLRDNDIVTACQAACGTDAITFGDTNNQKSIVSGVWADPRAFGVIEEIHTLPSVRYLTKVRNQKTEDLV